In Terriglobia bacterium, the genomic window TGCCCTGATACAAGCTTGCGCCTGCAACGGCGCGGCTGAAGCCGCGCCCCTTCAAATCTTCGCCGCCTGCAGGATGGCGCGTTTCACGGCCACGTGTGCCAGGTGGATCTTGTAAGCGTTCTTGCCCAGGCTCCTGGCGTTGGCGACGGCGGCTTTGCCAGCGGCGTCGGCGGTCGTTTCGTTGATCGGCCTGTTCAGGATCGCTTCCTCCGCTTCCTTCGAACGCCATGGAACTGGAGCGACGTGGCCGAGGACAATGCGCGAACCCCGGACTTGCCCGCCTCCAGGCATGATCAGTGCGACCGAGGCAGTTGCAAGCGGCCAATCAAACGCTGCTTTTTGGCGCACTTCGTAGTGACCGTAGTTTCCGCCGTAGTGCGGATTTAACTTCGTGGCGGGGTCCGTAACGGTCACCGTCACTGGCGGCGGCGGAACCATGATCTCGGTTACCATCTCGTTGGGCCGCAGGTCGTGTTCGCGCTCGTTCTCCGACTTCGGAATCACGTAGAATTTTTCCAGCGGCAGTTCGCGCTGGCCGTTGGGGCCGAAGATGCGAATCCTGGCGCCGGCGGCGATGAGCGCGGGCGCGATGCTGGAAGGCGAGACGAAGTACGCGGGACCGTCGTTGCCGAGGATGGCGTGATAGCGGTTGTCACCTTCGAGGACCAGCGACTTCCCGCTCTGCTGCGCGAGTAAACCGAAGCCGTTGCGGAAATACCAGCAGCGCGGGCGCTGGCAGAGGTTGCCACCCATGGTCGCCTGGTTGCGGATTTGCGGGCTGGCGGCATCGTCGGCGACGCGGGCGAGTATCGGGTAATTCTTGCGGACGTCGGCGTTGTCGGCGAAGTCGGCGATGCGCACCAGCGCCCCGATGCGCAGCCCGGTGCGCGCGTGGTAGCTGACGCCGTCCAGACCGGCGATCGACTTGACGTTGACCAGGCGCTTGGGGGTGACGACGTCGTCCTTCATCAGCGCCAGCAGGTCGGTGCCGCCGGCCAGCAGTTCAGACTGGCCCCAGTTGGGCGCGAGCAGTCCGACGGCCTGCTCTTTGGATTTGGGAGTTGCGTATTCGAAGGCCTTCATGCGGCACCTCCACCACTGATTCTGAGGCCTCCCGGCGGCGCCGGCCCCTGCTGCAGCGCGGCGAGAACGCGGTCGGGCGTGATGGGCAAGAACGGGACGCGTACGCCGATGGCGTTGGCGACGGCGTTGGAGATGGCCGCGCCGGGCGAGATCACGGGCGGCTCGCCCAGCCCGACGACGCCGCGCTCGTCGAAACCCGGACCGGTCATCATGTGGACCACCAGCTCAGGAATGTCGCCGTAACCGGCGAGGCGGTAGAACTCCATGTTGGGGTTCAGCATGCGGCCGGTGGCCGGGTCCATGATCTTTTCTTCGAAGAGTGCGTAGCTGATGCCCATGATGAGCGCGCCGTAGCACTGCGATTCGGCGGTCTTGAGGTTGATGACGAGACCGCAATCCTGCACCGCGACCATCTTGTTGACGCGCACGATGCCGGTTTCGATGTCCACGGAGACGTCGGCCATCTGCGCGCCGCCGACGCCGCTGCTGGTGAGGTCGGGCGGCTTGGAGGGATCGGGATTCTTGCCTTGCGCGGTGACGCCGGTGGCGCCAAGCATGGAACAAGCCTTCTTCCAGGGGATGCTTTTGCCTTGCGAATCCTTGACGCGAATGGTGCCGTAGAGGGCTTCGAGCTGTTCGGGCGGAGCACCGAGCGTGGGCGCGACTTTGGCGAGCAGCTCGTTGAGCGCGTCGGTGGCGGCGCGGCGCGCTTCCGACGATACGGCGCCGATGGTGGTGGAGCCGCCGGAACCGCCGTCGTTCGGGAAGTTGGTGTCGCCGATCTTCACGGTGATGGCGTCGAGCGGCAAGCCGAGGGTTTCCCCGATGACTACGGCGATGGCGGTGCGCGTGCCGGTGCCGAGGTCCTGGGTGCCGCTGCGGTACTCGACCGTGCCGTCGGGATGGATGGTCAGATCGCCGGCGCCCTGGTGGCCGCGTCCGCCCCAGGTGTGGATGGAGAGGCCGAGGCCTTGCTTCAGCGGGCCGGATGTTTTGTCGCCGCGCGAGTGCCAGCGCTTCTTCCACTGCATGAGCTCGTCGGCCTTTTTGAGCTCGGCTTCATAGACGTTGGCGCGCGGCGTGAGCGCCAGGTTCTTCATGAAGACGTCGTAGGGGTCCATGCCGAGGCGCGCGGCGAGGTCGTCAATGGCGCACATGGTGAGCACGGCAGCCTGCGGGTGGTTGGGCGCACGCCAGGCGCGCGCCGGGCCGATGTTGGTGGCGATGGCGATGTGTTGCTTCCGCTGGTTGGGGATTTCCGTGAAGATGTACGGGAGGGGCGGCATGTTTCCGCCGAGCGGCCCGCCCGTGCCCCAGGATTGCGAATCCCACGCGGTGATGGCGCCGTCTTTTTTCGCCGCAAGCTTGACGCGCGCGTAGGCCGAAGGACGCGCGCCGGCGACCTCCAGTTCGGCGCGGCGGTCGAGCATGATTTTCACCGGTGCGCCGCCGGCCTTCTTCGACAGCTGTGCGGCGGCAACGCTCCAACGGTCTGGGGCAAACTTACTGCCGAAGCCTCCTCCGACATGCTGCTGCTGATTGTGAATGTTGGAAGCAGAAACGTTCGTTCCAGCGGCTGTCAAAATTCGTGCAAGGTCGCCGGGAATGCCGGAGACGTTTTGTGTGGAAACCTGCGTCTCCAGATGTTCGGCATCGGGCCAGTGCGCGACCACGCCGTGGGCTTCCAGGCAGCAGTGGGTGATGACGGGCACGCCGTAGAGGCCTGCGCTGGTCATTTCGGCGGACTGGAAGGCCTGGTCGGGATCGCCGGTTACGTTGGCGGCGGACTTCTTGAAGGGCGAGCGCACGGTTTCGGGAGATTTCTGCGGAGCCGCTTGCAGCGCCTTGATGACGTTCTCACCGACGCTGAAGGAGCGCATGCTCTTGACCAGGTCGTCGGTGACCGGGAAACTGAGGCCGCGCTTCTGCACGGTGGCGGCGATCTGCGGCTCCGGCACCTGGTTGCTGAACATGTTGATCAGATCATCGAGCGCGAACGGGCCGGTTTCTTCGGTGGCGTCCTTGGGCTCGGTGGTGTCGTCCACGAAGTGCGGCAGCGGTTCGTACTGCACCTTGATGGCGCGCAGGGCGTCTTCGGCGATGCCTTCGTTGATGGCGGCGAGAGCCACGATCTCGTCGCCGGCCCAGTGGATTTCCTTGCCAGGACCCTGCAAGATCTGAATCGCTTTGACGCCGGGCATGCGTTCGGCGGCGCTGGTGTCGACGCTGACGATTTTGGCGTGGGCGTGCGGGCAACGCAGGATGGCGCCGGCGAGCAGGCCCTTGGGATTCTGGTCGTAGGTGTATTTCGCGCGCCCGGAAACTTTGACGGGACCGTCAACACGGGTCTGGCGCGTGCCGATCAGCGTGCGATGTTGCGCATCAGGCCATTTGTAGTCCGCCATGGCTCACCCCTCCTTGTTCCCGGTCATCTGACCGATGGCGCCGCGCACGCCGTAGTAGGTGCCGCAGCGGCAGTAGTTTCCGCCCAAGCCTTTCACCACCTGTTCGCGGCTGGGATTGGGATTGTTCTTCAGCAGGGCGTAGCCGGCCATGACGAAGCCGGGGGTGCAGAAGCCGCACTGCTGGGCGTCGTTGGCGACGAAGGCGTGCTGCAAGGGATGGAGCGCGTCGCCGCTGGTGATGCCCTCGACGGTGGTGACGCTGTGCCCCTGGGCGTCAATGGCAAGCACGGCGCAGGCGTAGACCGGGCGGTCGTCGACCAGCACGGTGCAGGAGCCGCACTCGCCGCGGTCGCAGACGCGCTTGGCGCCGGTGAGGTCGAAGTGGTCGCGCAGGGCGTCGAGCAGGGTGACGCGCGGTTCCAGCTCGGCAGTGTACTTCTTCCCGTTGACGGTGAGCGTGATGGGCGTCTTGCCGGGGCCGTAGACGGGAACCTCTTCGCCGCCGACTTCGAGCACGCCGGTGCCGACCACGGCGGGAACGCTGACCGTGATGGCGGAGATCTTCAGGAACTCGCGGCGGGAGACGCCGGATTGCTTCTCGTTTTGCGGGGATTCATCGTCGGGCATGGGGGCCTCCGGGGGGAGTCGATGGTCGTTGATTCGATGGTGGACGGTCGATGGCCGTACAGAGCCGGCCGGCGGTTGCTATGAAAACGAGCAAGTATAAATCGCGGGGAGGAGGAAGTGCCAATCGGAGCGGGTCGAATCGCGCAGGTCTCTACGCGCGTACTTTCTCCCAGTAGCTAGTCGTGCGGCGCCAATGACGTTTGAGGCTCACGCGAAAGCGCAGGACTTTTCAGACGGTGCTGGCTGTACCTGATCACCTGTCGCATCTTGACGCTGCCGTTTCTGAAGACGAGCAGGTCGTCGGAGTTGGTGTACTCCGGGAACCAGTTGCTGTCGATGAGCTCGCGATAGGTGACGTAGGTAGCGTGGATGTTCTCCATACCGCGCTTTTTCTTGGGGGGAAGCACAACGTCCGGGACAGTCTTGCCGCAGGTTTTCACGATCCCCAAATCACGAGTCTCTATCCAGATGCGTCCCTGATAGTACTTCTGTTTCGGCTGAATAGATTTGGGCGCAACGTCGAAGACGTAAGTGTCGAGCTCGTCAATGTGCTGCCGGCCCGCGTACCTGAAGTTGTACATCGGCAGTTCTTTCGGCGTGATCACATACGTGGCGTAGGTGTGGATATCCTCGAAATCGTCCATGGTCATGGTCACGCGCCGCAGCGTGGATTGTGGCGCGAAGGTCACCTGTTCCATGCGCCTGCCGGAAGCGTCGTAGGCTACGTTCATGATCTGCCAGTATTCGCCGTCTGCTGCGTACTTGCCGGGCAACCCTGCTGGAACCAGAGTCTGGATCCTGATTTCCTCGACATAGGTGTACCGGTTGAGCTGCGCCCTGAATTGCGATTCGTTGGCGGCGGCTTTTTCCAGGATCTGCTCGTAACTGAGGCCGGCGGGCTCGGCGGGATCAACAGGAATTCCGGAATGGCCACAGTCGGTTTGCGCTCCACAGACGGGTGCTAGGGCTGCAAATAGGACAATGCCGGCAGCAATTGCGATCTTTGCCTTCATCACGTTCCGCCCCGGCAGAGCCTGGAGCACGGGCGGTGCTCGCGTAATCTACCCTAACGGCGACACGCGGCGAGAAGAAACGGTTCGTGTTCTGATTTTGGAACACGGTGTTCCAAATTCGGACAGCACGGCGGCCGAGGGCGGCCACCGCCCTCGTAATTTGGCACAGGCATGAACGGCAGCCCCCGCGAGGCGCGGGGGCCTACACTTCCCGGCCTACATTTCCCCTGCGCTGATTTCCCTACTTCGGCTCGGAATCCTGGAGCAACTGCACCAGGTACTGCTTCCAGAAGACGGCCCAGGTGTGGGTGCTGTGGCCGCGGGTTTGGTCGGTGGCCTGGATGAGATGGAACTGGCCGCGCGCGATGCGCATGACCTCGCTTTCCGGGGTGGTGAGTTCGGGCGGGTTGATGAAGTCGTCGGTGGTATTGATCCACATCAGCGGCGCGCGGATCTTCTCCAGGTTGGGCGAGGGGTAGTAGTTCCGCGAGGAGCTGACCTGGTAAAGAAGGTCGTTGGCGTCGAGCGCCTTGATGCGCGTTTCCTGCGCGTCCACAAATTTGTCGGCATCGTCGCGGGTGGAATACTGCTTCTGCCAGAACAGCGGCGCGCTGCCGGCAATGGCGAGCAGGTATTGTGCCGCGCGCAGGGCGCCGACCGGCTCCTCCTTGTACTCACCGTTGTTCCACGCCGGATCGAGCTTGATGGCGTTGATGATTGCGCCGCGCCAAAAGCGGTTGCGCCCGGCGATCTGCACCGTCTGGCAGGCCATGGGCATGAGCGCGTCCATGAAGCCGGGATAGGTCTCGCCCCACACGAAG contains:
- a CDS encoding xanthine dehydrogenase family protein molybdopterin-binding subunit is translated as MADYKWPDAQHRTLIGTRQTRVDGPVKVSGRAKYTYDQNPKGLLAGAILRCPHAHAKIVSVDTSAAERMPGVKAIQILQGPGKEIHWAGDEIVALAAINEGIAEDALRAIKVQYEPLPHFVDDTTEPKDATEETGPFALDDLINMFSNQVPEPQIAATVQKRGLSFPVTDDLVKSMRSFSVGENVIKALQAAPQKSPETVRSPFKKSAANVTGDPDQAFQSAEMTSAGLYGVPVITHCCLEAHGVVAHWPDAEHLETQVSTQNVSGIPGDLARILTAAGTNVSASNIHNQQQHVGGGFGSKFAPDRWSVAAAQLSKKAGGAPVKIMLDRRAELEVAGARPSAYARVKLAAKKDGAITAWDSQSWGTGGPLGGNMPPLPYIFTEIPNQRKQHIAIATNIGPARAWRAPNHPQAAVLTMCAIDDLAARLGMDPYDVFMKNLALTPRANVYEAELKKADELMQWKKRWHSRGDKTSGPLKQGLGLSIHTWGGRGHQGAGDLTIHPDGTVEYRSGTQDLGTGTRTAIAVVIGETLGLPLDAITVKIGDTNFPNDGGSGGSTTIGAVSSEARRAATDALNELLAKVAPTLGAPPEQLEALYGTIRVKDSQGKSIPWKKACSMLGATGVTAQGKNPDPSKPPDLTSSGVGGAQMADVSVDIETGIVRVNKMVAVQDCGLVINLKTAESQCYGALIMGISYALFEEKIMDPATGRMLNPNMEFYRLAGYGDIPELVVHMMTGPGFDERGVVGLGEPPVISPGAAISNAVANAIGVRVPFLPITPDRVLAALQQGPAPPGGLRISGGGAA
- a CDS encoding FAD binding domain-containing protein, translated to MKAFEYATPKSKEQAVGLLAPNWGQSELLAGGTDLLALMKDDVVTPKRLVNVKSIAGLDGVSYHARTGLRIGALVRIADFADNADVRKNYPILARVADDAASPQIRNQATMGGNLCQRPRCWYFRNGFGLLAQQSGKSLVLEGDNRYHAILGNDGPAYFVSPSSIAPALIAAGARIRIFGPNGQRELPLEKFYVIPKSENEREHDLRPNEMVTEIMVPPPPVTVTVTDPATKLNPHYGGNYGHYEVRQKAAFDWPLATASVALIMPGGGQVRGSRIVLGHVAPVPWRSKEAEEAILNRPINETTADAAGKAAVANARSLGKNAYKIHLAHVAVKRAILQAAKI
- a CDS encoding alpha/beta fold hydrolase, which codes for MKYLALLCLALSCFAADYPAPKEGDYTTKNFKFRDGQSLPELRLHYATIGAPHRDARGQVTNAVLILHGTGGSGKQFLQPQFANELFGPGQPLDATRYYIILPDNVGHGGSSKPSNGQHMRFPNYDYDDMVAAQHLLLTEGLGVQHLRLIFGTSMGCMHSFVWGETYPGFMDALMPMACQTVQIAGRNRFWRGAIINAIKLDPAWNNGEYKEEPVGALRAAQYLLAIAGSAPLFWQKQYSTRDDADKFVDAQETRIKALDANDLLYQVSSSRNYYPSPNLEKIRAPLMWINTTDDFINPPELTTPESEVMRIARGQFHLIQATDQTRGHSTHTWAVFWKQYLVQLLQDSEPK
- a CDS encoding (2Fe-2S)-binding protein, with translation MPDDESPQNEKQSGVSRREFLKISAITVSVPAVVGTGVLEVGGEEVPVYGPGKTPITLTVNGKKYTAELEPRVTLLDALRDHFDLTGAKRVCDRGECGSCTVLVDDRPVYACAVLAIDAQGHSVTTVEGITSGDALHPLQHAFVANDAQQCGFCTPGFVMAGYALLKNNPNPSREQVVKGLGGNYCRCGTYYGVRGAIGQMTGNKEG